A stretch of the Cucurbita pepo subsp. pepo cultivar mu-cu-16 chromosome LG16, ASM280686v2, whole genome shotgun sequence genome encodes the following:
- the LOC111777761 gene encoding BEL1-like homeodomain protein 4: MGIVAQPLQFLFFTIFLQQFEEFDCDSMSQQDYQQAAAAAAAAAGFFTPFSNGFDRSSTAHQDPQQHYQHIAHQIRKEKLRLQGFHPPPHPPSLVGIDDDNDDQSAGAAALHHVYDSAGILSEMFNFPPAPPPPPPPQTELYGNREAMNAADSAVAMQLFLMNPNPRSPSPPPPPPAVSSTLHMLLPNPGSGGSFGQFTWGVVPDQETGDHSSSNPNEGRLSLSLSSSLEAAKAEELRMGDSASGLLYQTHHHPQHVHVGIGSSNPLGVVNLLRNSKYVKAAQELLEEFCSVGRGQFKRNKSNLPSNSNSHGGDGAGVSSSAAKDHQPQPALSAADRIEHQRRKVKLLSMLDEVDRRYNHYCEQMQMVVNSFEEVMGLGAAVAYTALAQKAMSRHFRCLKDAIVGQLKQSCEMLGDKDGGRASGITKGETPRLKLLEQRLRQQRAFHQMGIMDQEAWRPQRGLPERSVNILRAWLFEHFLHPYPSDADKHLLARQTGLSRNQVSNWFINARVRLWKPMVEEMYQQEAKEEEEDDDDEDNTDEDTKTNPHPITSNALSQTPTPPSDATPPPPPPPKGLDHTTLSHPPPFSQNQQYSSQAPPTPSMVANCFPATHYDSELQDTCRRVSVLTAPDHQFGTTNTSATSDIQGPTTLIRFGTTTGDVSLTLGLRHAGNIPDKNPSFSLRSEFGEC; this comes from the exons ATGGGAATTGTAGCCCAACCTCTtcaattcttgtttttcaccatttttctgcaacaatttgaagaatttgattgtGATTCTATGTCACAACAAGACTACCAGcaagcggcggcggcggcggcggcggcagcaGGTTTCTTCACGCCCTTCTCCAATGGCTTTGATAGATCCTCCACTGCCCACCAAGACCCTCAGCAACACTACCAACACATAGCCCACCAGATCCGGAAGGAGAAGCTTAGACTTCAAGGCTTCCACCCGCCGCCCCATCCGCCATCGTTAGTCGGAATTGACGACGACAATGATGACCAATCTGCCGGTGCTGCGGCGCTCCACCACGTCTACGATTCGGCTGGAATTTTATCGGAAATGTTCAATTTTCCTCCGgctccaccgccaccgccgccgccacaGACGGAGTTGTATGGGAATCGGGAAGCGATGAACGCAGCTGACTCAGCGGTTGCCATGCAGCTTTTTCTGATGAACCCTAACCCTCGGTCGCCGtctccaccgccgccgccaccggcAGTCTCGTCCACGCTTCACATGCTTCTTCCAAACCCAGGTTCAGGAGGGTCTTTTGGACAATTCACGTGGGGTGTGGTTCCGGACCAAGAAACAGGAGACCATTCTTCTTCAAACCCTAATGAAGGCCGTCTTTCGCTGTCGTTGTCATCGTCTTTGGAGGCTGCAAAAGCTGAGGAATTGAGAATGGGTGACAGCGCCAGTGGGTTACTTTATCAAACCCACCATCACCCCCAACATGTTCATGTCGGAATTGGGTCGTCTAATCCATTGGGAGTTGTCAACTTGTTGAGAAACTCAAAGTATGTTAAAGCTGCACAAGAATTATTGGAGGAGTTTTGTAGCGTTGGAAGAGGTCAATTTAAGAGGAACAAATCAAATTTGCCCTCCAACTCCAATTCCCACGGCGGTGACGGCGCCGGAGTCTCTTCCTCCGCCGCAAAAGATCATCAGCCGCAGCCAGCTTTGTCAGCAGCTGATAGAATCGAACACCAGAGGAGGAAGGTCAAACTGTTGTCTATGCTTGATGAG GTGGATCGAAGATACAACCATTACTGCGAGCAGATGCAAATGGTGGTGAATTCATTCGAGGAGGTGATGGGGTTGGGGGCGGCGGTGGCATACACGGCGTTGGCGCAGAAGGCGATGTCGAGGCATTTCAGGTGTCTGAAGGACGCAATAGTAGGGCAGCTGAAGCAAAGCTGCGAGATGTTAGGGGACAAAGATGGGGGAAGAGCCTCTGGAATAACAAAGGGAGAGACTCCAAGGCTTAAGCTGTTGGAGCAAAGGCTGAGACAGCAACGAGCCTTCCACCAAATGGGCATCATGGATCAAGAAGCTTGGCGTCCTCAACGCGGCCTCCCCGAACGCTCCGTCAACATCTTGCGCGCCTGGCTCTTCGAGCATTTCCTTCATCC GTACCCTAGTGATGCTGATAAGCATTTGTTGGCTAGGCAGACTGGTTTGTCAAGAAACCAG GTATCAAACTGGTTCATTAATGCCAGGGTTCGGTTGTGGAAACCCATGGTGGAAGAGATGTACCAACAAGaagccaaagaagaagaagaagatgatgatgatgaggatAATACAGATGAGGACACAAAAACCAACCCCCATCCAATTACCTCTAATGCCCTTTCACAAACTCCAACGCCGCCGTCCGACGCcactccaccaccaccaccaccacccaaAGGACTTGATCACACCACCCTAAGCCATCCTCCACCCTTCTCGCAAAACCAACAGTATTCCTCCCAGGCGCCGCCAACTCCATCGATGGTGGCAAACTGCTTTCCCGCCACCCACTATGATTCAGAGCTGCAAGACACGTGTCGGCGAGTCAGCGTTCTCACTGCACCTGATCATCAATTCGGGACCACAAACACCTCTGCCACGTCTGACATCCAGGGGCCCACCACGCTTATAAGGTTCGGGACCACCACGGGTGACGTGTCGCTCACATTAGGTTTACGCCACGCCGGAAATATCCCCGATAAAAACCCTTCTTTCTCCCTGAGATCCGAGTTTGGAGAGTGTTAG